The genomic window aaatatttataaaagttagggttcttaaaaaatacatttggaGAAGGCAAAAGGTGACTAGTATGTATATTTCGAGAGGCCCGATACTGAATATATTTCCCTACACCCCTCTAGTGTCTTGATATCAATAAATTCATTCATGACAACACATAGGAAGTCATTCAAACATGCATGTTAATGGCAATCTGATATTATGAATGAAAATTGCACAGAAATCATTGGAATcaatgatttttgggagttgattaacttgattttaatcaactctcctacgCAGCTACTCTGGCAAATtggaagtgaaacagtgtttggatccaagcacaaatcatcactgctgacaacacttagtacTTGCAGATAATCGATAATATCAATGCAATGTATTGAGaggcattgttttttttaaagaaaacttatttataataaaataattagattttaaaagatacaaACAATTAAGATATGTTTTGAAGTagtatgtattcctatgtatacACCCTAGTTAAATAGTTTGCTGTCACTGATTACAAAAGCACCATTTCCAGTGTTTGGAATCAAGGGCAGACTTTATATCCAAATTAAAGATAGAACCAGTACTTGTGTAGACTTGACttcttatttgtttgttaaaaaattgctaTAATACAATTTTCAAGACTGATATATTTCAATTACTTAATATAGTCATAATACACCATTGAGTTTGAACactaaatattacacaacatcgTTTAAATAGGTCCTAGGATTTTCAAGTTATAACTTGGAATTCTAGTATGAAAAGCCAGGGAATTTATATTAGAAATAAATGCGCATAGCAATTCATTAACAGCTTAGAAACCGATAAATTAAACATCCATGCTTTGAGAAAGTCAAACTGTTTAGAATCATGAACATAACAGTGCTTTTAATCATGTTTGTaagaatataacagtcaaaccATGAGCCTATGATGAGTGTAGATGTGTGCCATGTTTAttgtaatatcaaaaatatgacCCCTTGACCctgttaaaatgtttacacaCACAGAAGAACTTTTCAGTTCTTCTGTAAATTTACACAAACCCTATGTTAAATAAGGAAATTTGCTTGCAACTACAAATATCTATAAATCATGTGcatgtatgtaaatgtattaaacATGTAGGcctataatcatgataatgctGCTACTTACCAGTGTAGAACAGACCTGCCTTAGCTATGGCCTCTGGACTGGGTTTTTCGTCTTTAGTGTATTTCCAGTCACGGAAGGAATTCAACCGTAAAGTGAGCTCTTTCATCTGTGGGAGCCTTCCAATATCAGCCTTTAGCGAGTTGCTGATGAGGTCGGCTCGTGATAAACCTCCGTTCATCATTGATCCGAAGTTTTTGCGGTCCAGCTGGTAGATATGCATACAGTCTCTAGAAAACCGACGATGTTCCGACATGATGTCATCTTCCTTTGTCCAGTTGTTTACTATGATCCCACAAAATACACATTGGACCTTATCATCTTGACCATCTCCAATGTAATGAAATCCATTTTGTGCTAGATCTTCTTTGCTTTTTACTGCATTTTTGGGATAATTCTTGAACGTATTCAATCTCTTTTTGATGTCCACTTGGAGGGGCTTGAATCGCTCTAGAGGGGATGTGGGAATGATGTCATAGTTTGATCTATCTGCTTCCATAATGCACTCTTTTCTATTTCTTATTGCTCTGTATTGGTAGGTCctataaatttgtttaaatatctGTTGCAAAATCCATGGAACCTGTAAATCATTAATATAGAAATTTGAGTAAGACTCAGCATTTTAAAGGTACCCTATAAGAGATGAATTTCAATGAATATGGCttagctcccccccccccccttctccccACCACTTCCACTTTTTTTGCAAGGTTATCCATAACCATAACCTAAGAACTTTGTTTAGagatttttgataaatctaTTTCCTCtgactttcaatttgcttcagATACCACTGGAAAGAGAACTTTGTCCTTATTTAACAATTTGGAGTACCAACACCTATATGTATGGGGTGAGGTTTAGACATAGTAAATTTGTCTAACCCGCCAGAAAATACCCCGCCCCAACAAGGGCCCCAAATGTATTGTAGACACTCATTGCTTTTGGTGGGGTTTGAATGGCATACAAATCACTCTACCGATGACAAGCTAAAGGCTAACCATCAAGCCAGATTTTATAGGAATTCCGTAACATGTACTTGATTTTACCACACATGTTCAAGAAGAAAATAGTAGAGTTGGTTATAACAAtggaagtaaaaataaaattttaaggaatTACAGActcatttatacaaaaaacaCTTACATTTAGATTGTGAACCTATCTTTTCTTAATTAAAGTGCACTGTACACCAACTGATGTTTATCAATACTAATTTAGAAAGATTTTGTTAGGAgtaaatattattcaaaatttacatgcCCAATGtgttatgattaaaaaatttaaaatatcggACAAGcaatatttgaacaatattaattatgaattaattGACATTTACCTGCAagattacatgtaccataaacTGGTTAAAGATTATCCTTAAATTATCCATGTTATCCGAGCATGAGTTtatatattgttcatgaatacatgtatcaataaatgaaaattatcattaaaaactAATTGTCTTTAGTACTTCCCCACAATTATGAAACTTCCCAATGAAGCacaaggaaaatgaaaatacatttatattggattcaataaaaatgaaatgactTCCCCGACTATATCGTAAAACATTATAAATTCCATTTTCCAAATCATACCAGGCATGtaacatcgtttttgaaagtgggggatGGGGTGTGGgtgggggcagactcatccaaaaaatcttattaatatgaagacaacaacaaaaaacaccCACAAAAAACCCACTTCCTTCCCGAAGTTAAAGAAATCCTAATCTGTGGGTAGGTGggttggttgggggggggggggagaggggggagtagcatagtacatgtacctttaacttcaCTCTTGATTTCTCATgttccttattttcatttcaatttttatgttcTCTCTCaaaacggattttttttttgggggggggggggggtgcaactccctgataattaattttttatgtgtaaattttagaaaaaagtttgctgcaagaaaaaggtggggtgggggtggcaGGGTCTCTCTTCTTGATAAACCCAGAGAATTATACTCTATACTAGGTCCCTATATTTACTAAAGACCCTAACACTAAAAGTATTAAattataatctttttaattatgcCAACATTTCATTGATTAGTAAAACTTCATGACTTACTGAATATTTCATTCAATCTTCTTAAAATTCAATAGAAGGATTGcatgaatttgttttgtaatcAATTAAAACTACATCATTTATTAGTGCAGtcccaaaacaaaaataatgagTCCCTCTCAATTCATTTTTCCTACAAAGCTCCAGTGGCAAATACACTCATAAAAACTTCTCAAATCAACAAGACCTTGGAAGAAATATTACAGACATTTTTCTAAGcactgttacatgtaatacacacaatataataaagaattaaagaatttaaacaTGTTTCATCATGTGCCTGAAACATTCTATGGGAAgggtttataaaattaattacttcTCATTcgcctcatataaattttaatacatatcaataaattccatgtacatgtagtactacAGTGAAATATAGAATAAACacagaaccattttaacaagagcatggactttgggtagttgtgtcaaacagcaatgtgacatataggcctgtctatttcattgtcagccaCAGCCCTCTGATATCAACAAGAATTGTTCGGCTTTTGAGCAAAGACTACGGTGCATGTTTTGCTTGaatcagcgtcatttttaacttgctttgacgcaagaaatagatagctatgtcctactgaaagtccaaggtcttgttaaaaattGTTCTATTTCATTTGCATTTCAATCAACATTTTATGGCTCAAATGTACTTGATAACGGAGGCTAGATGGTCAAacaattaaccatcagatctaccttaaaaatTTAGATACAATTTGTTATGCTATAAGGAAAAAAGTATGTGcgaaagaaaaaatccatatattttaccttaAAATTGGGTATtctcctatatttttatatagcgCTCTTCTTTGAaaagagatcaatacagtctaaaaatggtgAATACCATCGAGACCTCATTAGTATTAAAAGACTTTGATTGTATAGTAGGTGTAtgatatgtttaattaattatttttaatactgttttattattaattgctacatgtaataaagtcgttccttttataatacaatttaaTGTAATATAAGTATCATtagtttgaaattaaaatacaaattgatttttctttcacatatacatgtattatatagtATATACTGGTAATCAAACTCATCATTGCATATTCCAAATGATAAGTAGCAGTTGTTTTAGTGGACCCATGTCCTCATGCAGTGCCCTATGTTATCATGAATCAATTATTTTAGTTATTCATTCTTATTAAATGAAGAGATTCAGTCAATGAGTTTACATAATTtcgaaatattttttgcaatctTTAATATATTGAAGTAGGGAGTTTAAGTTGTAGGAGTTATCGTTCTTTGACTTTACTGATTATTATTcaacaggtccagtacaatctccagatttagctatatagcttgaaaaagctatattgctttataaagctattcaaaatagcttaataaagctatttatatgcagtttttgaagaaaatattaattgtaaGAAATGGACGAGAAATCGCAATTAACTTGCTACTCATATTTGCGCCACTGACCATTATAAACTTGACCCAAATGTAAGATAGTTTTAACACTGCagcttttaaacacttttaagcaaaatgtatatttccattgtttggGTAACTGTTCACCATTTTGTGTGCAATGAAGCGTGGATAAGTATGATTTCTTCtcattgtgataaattattaccaatcaattatcttgtttaccataactgacctcctttatatttcattcaagaagtAACTGTGTGGTCATGAATCAGTTGCCCCAAAACTTTTAGTGCAAAGTCTCTTAAGGAGATGCAAACTTATGAGTAATCTTTACATGCACTGTTTACAGaacagttcaaagttgaaaattatcACTGCACTAAAGtgcgattttttaaattaactgaaaaaattacacatttaagaaaaatgtatgacaaaatagctaaatgaagctattctgaatagcttaataaagctatttagcttattcaagctatatagctaaatctggagattgtactggacctgttcAACTCAAGTCTAAAGcttcatttctttgtttttttgtaataaGGCATTCTACTGAAAGATATAAATGTACAGTCTGATACATAACAACACTAATGCATTGGCAATTTCAATTCTAAAGATTTTATCGTTATTTAGGTAAcgttataattttaaatgtcaTATCAGCAATTCATGTCATTTCGGTATTTTGATGTACCGGGTGCTTAATCTACAAATCTatcatacaatgtacatgtatgtcaatcaaAAGTCACGAGGAGTACAATGTACACATCTATAGATAATGAATAGGCATATTTTTGTGACAGAAAGGCTAAaccagattattttttttaattaaggcgGTGGTGTGTCAAAACGAAACAAGAAAACTATtctcatacatgtagttaacatTGACTATACTTggaatattattttaatcaagTAATACATAATAATTCAAAGATACTTACATTATCCTAAGTAATCAGACAGACAAAACAAACCATCCTCACACAAAGACGACACAGTCGGGAAGGGGAAGGACATTGCgtaaacaaactaaaaataGATCCAGGTAATCCCGAACCCGATCTGTATAAATAGAAGGTATTTATGGAATTCGTACTCTAAAGAAATCGTACCCCGGCCTCATATGGGCGCGGTGGCATTTCTTTTGGCGAGCTCTTTAAGCATTTTATACGTATATTAAATTTATCAACTTTGCAAGCCAGGTGTTGTGGAATAAATCATTGATAAAGAAAGATATGGTAAAggcataaaaaatcatttattgccTATGAAAGTTAAAGTCAGGCGTAATTGCATGCACAGAAACACGAGAAATGAAACCCTTTCACAAATCACAGTACAACTCAGATTTCCTGAGACATCCATGATAAACAAACATGTGTACACTACACAACGGTTGAACCAGGAAggattaattatatattaattaacacACACACAAGCGACCTATAAATAcgtatttagatttttatagTAGAGtgaacatatattttgttatgaaaaaCAATGTACAACGTCAGATGTCAGTCGATCAgcttaattaatatttacatgtattccaTTAAATAATTCCttccataaaaaaatgtttacaacttgaacttttcttaaaatatatatgtttgttattccaaacaaaatgacaaaaaatcacATGCAAATGACTCAGAAAGTCTGTACGAAAAATCTAATTGTTGTTTTTTGCGGATCATCAAAAGTTTTAGGACCACAGTCGATGTTCGATGCTATAAATGTCATCTTCCTCTGCCCATGTGTTTATTCCGATCCCACAAAACACACACTGGATTacaatgtataattatcatCTTTTACACCCCATGTGTAATTAAAACCATTACATGCAGGACCTTCTTTACTTTATGCTGCACTTTTGGGATAATTCATGAAAGTCTCTAATGTCATTTTGAGGTTGTGCTGCCGGTGCTTGAAGCGCTCCCGCAACTTATCCACAACTTATGGTTTAGGGTTTTTTTAGGTTCTTTGATCGCTTCTGTAGATTCTGTTAATCAATTATAAATGaagttaaatttaattattaccAACATAATTAAACTACCGTAGGTTTATATCATACAGAAAGGGCGATTATTGGTTTATTTGCACAGCGCGAAAATCTTTATAACCTGtataagtataaatacatgtacatataagtaTAAATACTTAAATCGTTGTTATGTACACACCGGGTTCAACTCAAATATATTAGGCAAAGGTTAAAAGTTTTGCaatccattttaaaatttaaaaaaggtaaaTGACAATCATTACGGTTTGGACTCTCTAAGCTGCAGGTCTGTTGCACTCGgtctgaacaaaaaaaatgggATGTACCTGTTGTCATATTATAAGAAATATTCTATGTACGACTTGATTTGTTTATTGAGCATGCGCAGATAAAAGTTTAGAAAAGTTAGAAATGGCGTTATTTGTAATATGCTAAAAATCCGCTAGCATCCGTGGCTTAACCTACCATAACATGGTGTCAGAATTATAGTTACATAGTAAAATAATCGCAGAATGGATCTAGCAGGTATTCCGCAACCGCAGATGCAATGGGACGCATCAAACCCACTCGATGCGTGGAAGAAATTCAGACAACACGTTGAACTCATTTTTGAAGGACCTCTCGCTGAAAAAGAGGAGAAGCAGAAGATTCGATATTTACTTCTATGGGCAGGAGAAAAGGGCCGAGATGTTTACAATACTTGGACCCTCAGCGAAGATGAAGGTAAATCGCTAGAAGTACATTTCAAGAAATTTCAAGAATACGTACAGCCCAAGCATAACCCAGTCTTTTCgagatatattttcaataacgAGACACAAGGTGCACGACCAGTGGAGCAATATATTACCCGCTTGCGTCTGTTAGCTAAAGACTGTGCATTTGGTAGAGCAGAAGATGAAATGATTAGAGACCGCCTTGTATTTGGCACAAACTCAGCTAAGGTGAGAGAGAGATTGATCAACGAAGGGGCACAACTCACACTGGAGAAGGCAATCCAAATTGCTCAGAATTTTGAATACTCGCAGCAGCAGCTGAAGACGATGGGGCCACCTGGAACAGATAATTCTACTATACCGAAGGATGTCAATGCAGTGACTCGTGGCAGACCTTATTCCAGGGGACGTGGCCGAGGAAACATTCGCGCTCACAGATCTACAGTACCGTCGCGCAGGAGAGGAACTTCTCATAGAGGACGAGACGATCACCGGGGACAAGACAACGCGTACGCGCATCAAGATAAGTGTCAGAACTGTGGTTTCGACCATCACAAAGATGTTCGATGTCCCGCAAAAGGAAAGCAGTGTACCAAATGCCGACGATGGAATCATTTCTCAAAAGTGTGCAAAAGtgtttgtgaaattcatgaataTAGTGGTGTAGATGAATATGATGATGTGTGTCAATcatttgaaaatgttgatgtagaTGATGATGTAGATGATCATTATGATGGTTTCTTTATTGATTGTAT from Magallana gigas chromosome 9, xbMagGiga1.1, whole genome shotgun sequence includes these protein-coding regions:
- the LOC105320256 gene encoding baculoviral IAP repeat-containing protein 7-B; protein product: MEADRSNYDIIPTSPLERFKPLQVDIKKRLNTFKNYPKNAVKSKEDLAQNGFHYIGDGQDDKVQCVFCGIIVNNWTKEDDIMSEHRRFSRDCMHIYQLDRKNFGSMMNGGLSRADLISNSLKADIGRLPQMKELTLRLNSFRDWKYTKDEKPSPEAIAKAGLFYTGKNDTTQCWYCGNLLEEWEPGDEPKQEHDSNFPDCKLAAH